A single window of Hymenobacter sp. APR13 DNA harbors:
- the uvrA gene encoding excinuclease ABC subunit UvrA has translation MADNSALQVAAPAADPIDQLDPREFILIKNARVHNLKNLSVALPRNKFIVVTGLSGSGKSSLAFDTLYAEGQRMYVESLSSYARQFLGRMDKPDVDYIRGISPAIAIEQKVSIKNNRSTVGTSTEIYDYLKLLFARVGRTFSPVSGEQVKKDNVADVVDYLMHLPADTRVMLLAPLQPAQDGRPMSKELDLLLQKGYSRVVVNGETAFIEELIAEGQPEVTGEVFIMIDRAVIIPGDEDLTFRLADSVQTAFFEGHGSIVVRSSFLVSREDEASGDEQQTTKNEQRTFSDRFELDGVVFEEPSVNFFSFNNPYGACQTCEGFGSVLGIDEDLVIPDKSLTVYEGAIAPWRTDKQSEWLKPLLKNGIRFDFPIHRPYNELSEAERTLLWKGNKYFDGLDTYFKWVSEQTHKIQYRVLQSRYRGRTTCPDCRGTRLRKDAQYVKIQGQSITDLVLLPVSRALEFFQTLDLPEHEAKVAERLVTEVTNRLEYLNRVGLGYLTLNRLSSTLSGGESQRISLATSLGSALVGSMYILDEPSIGLHPKDAEQLIGVLRSLQQLGNTVIVVEHEDKMMEQADQIIDIGPEAGSGGGILQFQGTYAEVLTSDTYTGQYLSGRMAVEVPKTRRPWRNALELTGARENNLKNVSVKFPLNVMTVVTGVSGSGKSTLIRRILAPALLKQLGGGAGEATGKFDRLTGVNGQVTHVEFVDQNPIGKSSRSNPVTYVKAYDAIRTLFADQPLAKARGFKPSHFSFNIDGGRCEVCQGEGQVKIEMQFMADIYLTCEACEGRKFKQDVLDVKFQDKAINDVLDMTIEDSITFFKDQPKIVERLKPLDDVGLGYIRLGQSANTLSGGEAQRVKLASFLTKGNTLQNDKILFIFDEPSTGLHFHDINKLMTALNALVEQGNSVLIIEHNMDIIKCADWVIDLGPEGGINGGHLLFEGTPEEMVKQKDTNHTARFLAEKL, from the coding sequence ATGGCTGACAATTCCGCTCTGCAAGTAGCCGCCCCCGCGGCCGACCCCATTGACCAGCTCGACCCGCGCGAGTTTATCCTCATCAAAAACGCTCGCGTCCACAACCTCAAGAACCTGAGCGTGGCGCTGCCGCGCAACAAGTTCATTGTGGTAACGGGCCTGTCGGGCTCGGGCAAGTCCTCGCTGGCGTTTGATACGCTGTACGCCGAGGGCCAGCGCATGTACGTGGAGAGCCTCAGCAGCTACGCCCGCCAGTTTCTGGGCCGCATGGACAAGCCCGACGTGGACTACATCCGGGGCATCTCGCCGGCCATTGCCATCGAGCAGAAGGTCAGCATCAAGAACAACCGCTCCACCGTGGGCACCAGCACCGAAATCTACGACTACCTTAAGCTGCTGTTTGCGCGGGTGGGCCGCACGTTCTCGCCCGTGAGCGGCGAGCAGGTGAAGAAGGACAACGTGGCCGACGTGGTGGACTACCTCATGCACCTGCCCGCCGATACCCGCGTGATGCTGCTGGCCCCCCTGCAGCCCGCCCAGGACGGCCGCCCGATGAGCAAGGAGCTGGATTTGCTGCTCCAGAAAGGCTACAGCCGGGTAGTAGTGAACGGCGAAACCGCCTTCATCGAAGAACTCATTGCCGAAGGCCAGCCCGAAGTAACGGGCGAAGTCTTCATCATGATTGACCGCGCCGTCATCATCCCCGGCGACGAAGATCTGACCTTCCGCCTCGCCGACTCGGTGCAAACCGCCTTCTTCGAGGGCCACGGCAGCATCGTTGTTCGTAGTTCGTTTCTCGTTTCTCGTGAGGACGAAGCCAGCGGAGACGAACAACAAACAACGAAAAACGAACAACGAACCTTCTCCGACCGGTTTGAACTGGACGGGGTGGTGTTTGAGGAACCGAGCGTCAACTTCTTCTCATTCAACAACCCCTACGGCGCCTGCCAGACCTGCGAAGGGTTCGGCTCGGTGCTGGGCATTGATGAGGACCTGGTAATTCCGGACAAGAGCCTGACGGTGTACGAGGGCGCCATTGCCCCTTGGCGCACCGACAAGCAGAGCGAGTGGCTGAAGCCCCTGCTGAAAAACGGCATCCGCTTCGATTTCCCCATTCACCGGCCCTACAACGAGCTGAGCGAAGCCGAGCGCACGTTGCTCTGGAAAGGCAACAAGTACTTCGACGGCCTCGATACCTACTTCAAGTGGGTGAGTGAGCAGACCCACAAAATCCAGTACCGGGTGCTGCAGAGCCGTTACCGGGGCCGCACCACCTGCCCCGACTGCCGGGGCACCCGCCTGCGCAAAGACGCCCAGTACGTGAAAATTCAGGGCCAGAGCATCACCGACCTGGTGCTGCTGCCGGTGAGCCGGGCGCTGGAGTTTTTCCAGACCCTCGACCTGCCCGAGCACGAAGCCAAAGTAGCCGAGCGCCTCGTGACGGAAGTAACCAACCGCCTGGAGTACCTGAACCGCGTGGGTTTGGGCTACCTGACGCTCAACCGCCTCAGCAGCACGCTCTCGGGCGGGGAGAGCCAGCGGATTTCGTTGGCTACCTCGCTGGGTTCGGCGCTGGTGGGCTCGATGTATATTCTCGATGAGCCCAGCATCGGCTTGCACCCCAAGGACGCCGAGCAGCTGATTGGCGTGCTGCGCTCCTTGCAGCAGCTCGGCAACACCGTGATTGTGGTGGAGCACGAGGACAAGATGATGGAGCAGGCCGACCAGATTATCGACATCGGGCCGGAGGCTGGCTCGGGTGGCGGTATCCTGCAGTTCCAGGGAACGTATGCCGAGGTGCTGACCTCGGACACCTATACCGGCCAGTACCTGAGCGGCCGCATGGCGGTGGAAGTGCCCAAAACTCGCCGCCCCTGGCGCAACGCGCTGGAGCTAACCGGCGCCCGCGAAAACAACCTCAAAAACGTGTCGGTGAAGTTTCCGCTGAACGTGATGACGGTGGTAACGGGCGTATCGGGCTCCGGCAAATCCACCCTGATTCGGCGGATTCTGGCCCCGGCCCTGCTCAAGCAGCTGGGTGGCGGCGCGGGCGAAGCTACCGGCAAGTTCGACCGCCTCACCGGCGTGAACGGCCAGGTAACCCACGTGGAGTTTGTGGACCAGAACCCCATCGGCAAGAGCAGCCGCTCGAACCCCGTCACCTACGTGAAGGCCTACGACGCCATCCGCACCCTGTTTGCCGACCAGCCGCTGGCCAAAGCCCGCGGCTTCAAACCCTCGCACTTCTCGTTCAACATCGACGGGGGCCGTTGCGAGGTGTGCCAGGGCGAAGGCCAGGTGAAGATTGAAATGCAGTTCATGGCCGACATCTACCTGACCTGCGAAGCCTGCGAGGGCCGCAAGTTCAAGCAGGACGTGCTGGACGTGAAGTTCCAGGACAAGGCCATCAACGACGTGCTCGACATGACCATCGAGGACAGCATCACCTTCTTTAAGGACCAGCCCAAAATCGTGGAGCGTCTCAAGCCGCTCGATGACGTGGGCCTAGGCTACATCCGCCTGGGGCAGTCGGCCAACACGCTGTCGGGCGGGGAGGCCCAGCGCGTGAAGCTGGCTTCGTTCCTGACTAAGGGCAACACCCTGCAGAACGATAAAATCCTGTTCATTTTCGACGAGCCCAGCACCGGCCTGCACTTCCACGACATCAACAAGCTGATGACGGCCCTGAACGCGCTGGTGGAGCAGGGCAACTCGGTGCTCATCATCGAGCACAACATGGACATCATCAAGTGCGCCGACTGGGTAATTGACCTGGGCCCCGAGGGCGGTATCAACGGCGGCCACCTGCTCTTCGAAGGCACGCCCGAGGAAATGGTGAAGCAAAAAGACACCAACCACACCGCCCGCTTCCTGGCCGAGAAGCTATAA
- a CDS encoding tryptophan-rich sensory protein: protein MSAPSHSAAAGRHWRWLAAAAIFGNIFLNYYSNAFPFNGQNMGEVSAKYPTLLTPAGYAFSIWGLIFLALTVYAVWQLLPAQRQLTLPDAVAKPLTLASVATAGWVVLFAFEHILPSVATMLVILAALIVMYGRARRRVLGHSAPRWASVPFALYLGWISVAATINITIGLRQLGWQTAENLTVLLTLLLLAVVVGLGLLLSREFRDEAPALVGAWALLAIWVARRPEYPELAWAALAGAVVVAAGSFVLASRRRRRALGV, encoded by the coding sequence ATGTCTGCTCCCTCACACTCCGCCGCTGCCGGCCGCCATTGGCGCTGGCTGGCCGCCGCCGCCATCTTCGGCAACATCTTCCTCAACTATTACTCCAACGCCTTCCCGTTCAACGGGCAGAACATGGGCGAGGTGTCGGCCAAGTACCCGACGCTGCTCACGCCGGCCGGCTACGCGTTCAGCATCTGGGGCCTGATTTTCCTGGCCCTGACGGTGTACGCCGTGTGGCAGCTGCTGCCGGCCCAGCGCCAGCTCACCCTGCCCGACGCCGTGGCCAAGCCGCTCACGCTGGCCAGTGTGGCCACGGCCGGCTGGGTGGTGCTGTTTGCTTTCGAGCACATTCTGCCCAGCGTAGCCACCATGCTCGTGATTCTGGCTGCGCTGATTGTGATGTATGGCCGGGCCCGGCGGCGGGTGCTGGGGCACAGCGCGCCGCGCTGGGCCAGCGTGCCGTTTGCCCTGTATCTGGGCTGGATTTCGGTGGCCGCCACCATCAACATCACCATCGGGCTGCGGCAGCTGGGCTGGCAGACCGCCGAGAATCTCACGGTGCTCCTGACGCTGCTGCTGCTGGCCGTGGTGGTGGGCCTGGGGCTGCTATTGAGCCGCGAGTTCCGCGACGAGGCCCCGGCGCTGGTGGGGGCGTGGGCGTTGCTGGCCATCTGGGTGGCGCGCCGCCCCGAGTACCCCGAGCTGGCCTGGGCCGCGCTGGCGGGTGCCGTGGTGGTGGCAGCGGGCAGCTTCGTGCTGGCCTCGCGCCGCCGGCGCCGGGCGCTGGGCGTCTGA
- the tpiA gene encoding triose-phosphate isomerase yields MRKNLVAGNWKMNMTLQDGLALVSEITNMVQDEVTGSAVEVVICPPFPFLASIGKQLPAGSQFHLGAQNCHQKESGAFTGEVSAKMLQSVGAEYVILGHSERRQYFREDDELLSQKLKAALAAGLKPIFCVGESLETREADETFDYISKQLKDGLFHLSNEEFDQVVIAYEPIWAIGTGKTATSAQAQEVHAFIREQIARAYDAEAALNTTILYGGSANAQNARELFSQPDVDGGLIGGAALKSRDFTEIIKSF; encoded by the coding sequence ATGCGCAAGAACCTCGTTGCCGGCAACTGGAAAATGAACATGACCCTCCAGGATGGCCTGGCGCTGGTGTCTGAAATCACCAACATGGTGCAGGATGAAGTGACCGGCTCAGCGGTGGAGGTGGTTATCTGCCCGCCGTTTCCGTTCCTGGCTTCCATCGGCAAGCAGCTGCCTGCGGGCAGCCAGTTCCATCTGGGTGCTCAAAACTGCCACCAGAAGGAAAGCGGCGCGTTCACCGGTGAGGTATCGGCCAAGATGCTGCAGTCGGTGGGCGCGGAGTACGTGATTCTGGGCCACTCGGAGCGCCGCCAGTATTTCCGTGAGGACGACGAGCTGCTGAGCCAGAAGCTGAAAGCTGCCTTGGCCGCCGGCCTGAAGCCCATCTTCTGCGTGGGCGAAAGCCTGGAAACCCGCGAAGCCGACGAAACTTTCGACTACATCAGCAAGCAGCTGAAAGACGGCCTGTTCCACCTCAGCAATGAAGAGTTCGACCAGGTAGTTATTGCCTACGAGCCCATCTGGGCCATCGGGACCGGCAAAACGGCCACCAGCGCCCAGGCCCAGGAGGTGCACGCCTTCATCCGCGAGCAGATTGCCCGCGCCTACGACGCCGAAGCGGCCCTGAACACCACCATCCTCTACGGCGGCTCGGCCAACGCCCAGAACGCCCGCGAGCTGTTCAGCCAGCCCGACGTAGACGGCGGCCTCATCGGCGGCGCCGCCCTCAAGTCGCGCGACTTCACCGAAATCATCAAGTCGTTCTAG
- a CDS encoding DUF6150 family protein encodes MLSTLILSGLLALNPFAAPQPRAPFVAASAVAASLEPCRLYGSVYLERDPSRRGFCFGAVYEEPEEAFADVLVFPESNKLFADKPGLWYFTETRDFADYVLFVSPNRGLADFSISYTKVRSFAGCRKQ; translated from the coding sequence ATGCTTTCCACTCTAATACTCTCCGGCCTGCTGGCGCTGAACCCTTTTGCCGCGCCGCAGCCGCGGGCGCCGTTTGTGGCGGCGTCGGCCGTAGCGGCTTCACTGGAGCCGTGCCGCCTCTACGGCTCGGTGTACTTGGAGCGCGACCCCAGCCGCCGCGGCTTCTGCTTCGGGGCGGTGTATGAGGAGCCGGAAGAGGCCTTCGCCGACGTGCTGGTGTTTCCGGAAAGCAACAAGCTCTTCGCCGACAAGCCCGGCCTGTGGTACTTCACCGAAACCCGCGACTTCGCCGACTACGTGCTGTTCGTGAGCCCGAACCGCGGCCTGGCCGACTTCAGCATCAGCTACACCAAAGTGCGCTCCTTTGCCGGCTGCCGCAAGCAGTAG
- a CDS encoding OmpA family protein translates to MAEVLALLRQNPQLRLSVQGHTDNAGTSAHNQQLSEARARTVVAALTTAGTAASRLQATGLGQTKPLADNATEAGRAKNRRVELVKL, encoded by the coding sequence GTGGCGGAAGTGCTGGCGCTGCTACGCCAGAATCCGCAGCTGCGCCTGTCCGTGCAGGGCCACACCGACAATGCCGGCACTTCGGCCCACAACCAGCAGCTTTCCGAAGCCCGGGCCCGCACCGTGGTGGCGGCGCTAACCACAGCCGGTACGGCCGCCAGCCGCCTGCAAGCCACCGGCCTCGGCCAGACCAAGCCGCTGGCCGACAACGCCACGGAAGCCGGCCGCGCCAAAAACCGGCGCGTAGAGCTGGTGAAGCTGTAG
- the prmA gene encoding 50S ribosomal protein L11 methyltransferase, translating into MDFVEVRVLAPRELADILVAELAEVGYTTFEDNDEGFCAYIDEDQFAADAVTEIMSRYEGQGELGYEHRVITRQNWNAEWEKNFEALVIADKVSVRAPFHEARPDLEYEIVIMPRMSFGTGHHDTTALMIANQLDVDHQGKRVLDMGCGTGILAIMAVHLGASYVLAVDVEPWTAENAADNALENNVQDKVEARLGDITALEGEAPFDIILANINRNVLLDDMGAYGQYLKPGCPILFSGFYEEDLALIRAAAEQHGLRYGSHRTQNHWVSAIFYQA; encoded by the coding sequence ATGGATTTTGTTGAAGTGCGCGTGCTGGCCCCCCGGGAGCTGGCCGACATTCTGGTGGCCGAGCTGGCCGAAGTAGGCTACACCACTTTCGAAGACAACGACGAGGGCTTCTGCGCCTACATCGACGAAGACCAGTTTGCGGCCGACGCCGTAACCGAAATCATGAGCCGCTACGAGGGCCAGGGCGAGCTGGGCTACGAGCACCGCGTGATTACGCGCCAGAACTGGAATGCCGAGTGGGAAAAGAACTTCGAGGCGCTGGTCATTGCCGATAAGGTGTCGGTGCGGGCGCCGTTCCACGAGGCCCGGCCCGACCTGGAGTACGAAATCGTGATTATGCCCCGCATGTCGTTCGGCACCGGCCACCACGACACCACGGCCCTGATGATTGCCAACCAGCTCGACGTAGACCACCAGGGCAAGCGCGTGCTGGACATGGGCTGCGGCACCGGCATCCTGGCCATTATGGCCGTGCACCTGGGCGCGAGCTACGTGCTGGCCGTGGACGTGGAGCCCTGGACCGCCGAAAACGCCGCCGACAATGCCCTCGAAAACAACGTGCAGGACAAGGTGGAAGCCCGCCTCGGCGACATCACCGCGCTGGAAGGGGAGGCCCCGTTCGACATCATCCTGGCCAACATCAACCGCAACGTGCTCCTCGACGACATGGGCGCTTACGGCCAGTACCTGAAGCCCGGCTGCCCCATTCTGTTCTCGGGTTTTTACGAGGAAGACCTGGCCCTGATCCGGGCGGCGGCCGAGCAACACGGCCTGCGCTACGGCAGCCACCGCACCCAGAACCACTGGGTATCGGCCATTTTCTATCAGGCGTAG
- the plsY gene encoding glycerol-3-phosphate 1-O-acyltransferase PlsY, with amino-acid sequence MNLAIILGLLLAAYLLGSIPTALWVGQRFFGLDIREHGSGNAGATNTFRVLGKKPGSFVMAIDVLKGWAATSLAQVMLNQGAITPGQLLYFQLACGILAIVGHIYPVFAGFRGGKGVATVLGMMLAIAPATVGVCVLVFLAVLATTQYVSLSSMSAGVAFALLQLLPAFRPQNPLLVWFGFILAALLVYTHRANIGRLRAGTESRVPLPWKK; translated from the coding sequence ATGAATCTTGCTATCATCCTCGGCCTGCTGCTGGCCGCCTACCTGCTTGGCTCCATCCCCACGGCCCTGTGGGTGGGCCAGCGCTTCTTCGGCCTCGATATCCGGGAGCATGGCTCCGGCAACGCCGGCGCCACCAACACCTTCCGGGTGCTGGGCAAGAAGCCGGGCTCCTTTGTCATGGCCATTGATGTACTGAAAGGCTGGGCCGCCACCTCGCTGGCTCAGGTGATGCTCAATCAGGGCGCCATCACGCCCGGGCAGCTGCTGTATTTCCAGCTGGCCTGCGGTATTCTGGCCATTGTGGGGCACATCTACCCGGTGTTTGCGGGGTTCCGGGGCGGCAAGGGCGTGGCCACGGTGCTGGGCATGATGCTGGCCATTGCGCCCGCCACGGTGGGCGTGTGTGTGCTGGTGTTTCTGGCGGTGCTGGCCACCACGCAGTACGTTTCGTTGAGCAGCATGTCGGCCGGGGTGGCGTTTGCGCTGCTGCAGCTGCTGCCGGCGTTTCGGCCGCAGAATCCGCTGCTGGTGTGGTTCGGCTTTATCCTGGCGGCGCTGCTCGTCTACACCCACCGCGCCAACATTGGGCGGCTGCGGGCCGGCACCGAGAGCCGCGTGCCGCTGCCGTGGAAGAAGTGA
- a CDS encoding dipeptidase, with amino-acid sequence MASLLEQHQDRFLSELLDWLRIPSVSADPKFHGDVLKAAEYLKARFEEVGLEKVELCPTAGNPIVYGEKIVDPSLPTVLVYGHYDVQPADPYELWDSPPFEPVIKDEKIYARGACDDKGQVYMHVKALEMMNLDGGLPCNIKVMIEGEEEIGSNNLGIFVRANKEKLKADVILISDTGMLANDAPSIEVGLRGLSYHEVEVTGPNRDLHSGIYGGAVPNPINVLCKMIASLHDENNHITIPEFYNNVAVLTDEERAELNRVPHFDDEFKQSIGLNDVYGEKGYTTVERIGIRPTLDVNGIWGGYTGEGAKTVIASKAYAKISMRLVPYQTSDEITALFQKHFESIAPSGVTVVVKPHHGGEPVVTPTDSVAYKAAADAMETTFGKRPIPTRGGGSIPIVAMFKTELGLDTVLLGFGLDSDAIHSPNEHYGVFNFLKGIETIPHFYRNYAAAMKA; translated from the coding sequence ATGGCTTCTCTCCTCGAACAGCACCAGGACCGTTTTCTGAGCGAATTGCTCGACTGGCTGCGTATCCCTTCGGTTTCGGCCGACCCCAAGTTTCACGGCGACGTGCTGAAAGCCGCCGAGTACCTCAAGGCCCGCTTCGAGGAAGTAGGGCTGGAGAAGGTAGAGCTGTGCCCCACGGCCGGCAACCCCATCGTCTACGGCGAGAAAATCGTTGACCCCAGCCTGCCCACGGTACTCGTGTACGGCCACTACGACGTGCAGCCCGCCGACCCGTATGAGCTCTGGGACTCGCCGCCGTTCGAGCCCGTCATCAAAGACGAGAAGATCTACGCCCGCGGCGCCTGCGACGACAAAGGCCAGGTGTATATGCACGTGAAGGCCCTGGAAATGATGAACCTGGACGGTGGCCTGCCCTGCAACATCAAGGTGATGATTGAGGGCGAGGAGGAAATCGGGTCCAACAACCTCGGCATCTTCGTGCGCGCCAACAAGGAAAAGCTGAAGGCCGACGTCATCCTTATTTCCGACACCGGCATGCTCGCCAACGACGCGCCCAGCATTGAGGTGGGGTTGCGCGGCCTGAGCTACCACGAAGTGGAAGTGACCGGCCCCAACCGCGACCTGCACTCCGGCATCTACGGCGGGGCCGTGCCCAACCCCATCAACGTGCTCTGCAAGATGATTGCCTCGCTGCACGACGAAAACAACCACATCACCATCCCCGAGTTCTACAACAACGTGGCGGTGCTGACGGACGAAGAGCGCGCCGAGCTGAACCGCGTGCCGCACTTCGACGACGAGTTCAAGCAAAGCATCGGCCTCAATGATGTGTACGGCGAGAAAGGCTACACCACCGTGGAGCGCATCGGCATCCGGCCCACTTTGGACGTGAACGGCATCTGGGGCGGCTACACTGGCGAGGGCGCCAAAACCGTCATTGCCTCCAAGGCCTACGCCAAGATTTCGATGCGCCTGGTGCCCTACCAGACTTCCGACGAAATCACGGCCCTGTTCCAGAAGCACTTCGAAAGCATTGCTCCCAGCGGCGTAACGGTGGTCGTGAAGCCCCACCACGGCGGTGAGCCCGTCGTGACGCCGACCGACTCGGTAGCCTACAAAGCCGCGGCCGACGCCATGGAAACCACTTTCGGCAAGCGCCCCATCCCCACGCGCGGCGGCGGCTCCATCCCGATTGTGGCCATGTTCAAAACCGAGTTGGGCCTCGACACGGTGCTGCTGGGCTTCGGCCTCGACTCCGACGCCATCCACTCGCCCAATGAGCACTACGGCGTGTTCAACTTCCTGAAAGGCATCGAAACCATACCGCACTTCTACCGCAACTACGCCGCGGCCATGAAGGCGTAA
- a CDS encoding porin family protein, which translates to MKKTSVALFALLLLGGASAHAQGIRFGLKGGANLSNISGDLTEEDRYKNKVGFHGGAMLNIGLLDDGFLSVQPEVLFSQKGFTYADDEFTIAGTRVKYDGDRTYNYIDVPVLLKVRAGGVYFEAGPQYSYLLKVKDESKVSVNGNTAFQRQGVADLDNVNRNEIGYAAGLGYQADNGLMLGIRYNGSFTDFGKDGYTGDADVRNARNSLFQASVGFLLPGK; encoded by the coding sequence ATGAAAAAGACTTCTGTTGCCTTGTTTGCCCTGCTGCTGCTGGGTGGCGCCTCCGCCCACGCGCAGGGCATCCGGTTCGGCCTGAAAGGCGGCGCTAACCTGTCCAACATCTCCGGCGACCTGACCGAAGAAGACCGTTACAAAAACAAAGTTGGCTTCCACGGCGGCGCCATGCTCAACATTGGCCTGCTCGACGACGGTTTCCTGTCGGTGCAGCCGGAAGTACTGTTTTCGCAAAAGGGCTTCACCTACGCCGACGATGAATTTACCATTGCCGGCACCCGCGTTAAATACGACGGCGACAGGACCTACAATTACATCGACGTGCCGGTGCTACTGAAAGTGCGCGCCGGGGGCGTGTATTTTGAAGCCGGCCCGCAGTACAGCTACCTACTGAAAGTGAAAGACGAATCCAAGGTGTCGGTCAACGGCAACACGGCCTTCCAGCGCCAAGGTGTGGCCGACCTCGACAACGTGAACCGCAACGAAATCGGGTATGCCGCCGGGCTGGGCTACCAGGCTGATAACGGCCTGATGCTAGGCATTCGCTACAACGGCTCGTTTACGGATTTCGGCAAAGACGGCTACACCGGCGACGCCGACGTGCGCAATGCCCGCAACTCGCTGTTCCAGGCCTCGGTAGGCTTCCTGCTGCCCGGCAAATAA
- a CDS encoding porin family protein, which translates to MKKSLALTLALVSATAVAHAQDAGGFRIGIKGGATYANLAGKDVQQITGPTYDTDLSDRLLGFNAGLAFTIPLSSDGFFSFAPEVLVNRKGYQIEQKFKNPTGAISSLEIETKRKLTYIDVPLLAKINAGGLFFELGPQVGYLARSSQDTETTTKFSDGRKDEAVSGESDGKSDLASFDIGAIAGLGYQTEGGLSVGLRYNRGFNSLIDTKNIDGEPKAFNDAFMLQVGYLLPLGK; encoded by the coding sequence ATGAAAAAGTCTCTTGCCCTCACGCTGGCCCTAGTGTCTGCTACTGCTGTTGCTCACGCCCAGGACGCAGGTGGTTTCCGCATCGGCATCAAAGGTGGCGCTACGTATGCCAACCTCGCCGGTAAAGATGTTCAGCAGATCACAGGCCCTACCTACGACACCGATCTGTCTGATCGTTTGCTCGGGTTCAACGCAGGCCTTGCCTTCACCATCCCGCTTTCCAGCGACGGCTTCTTCTCATTTGCTCCTGAGGTGCTGGTGAACCGCAAAGGCTACCAGATCGAGCAGAAATTCAAAAACCCTACCGGCGCAATTAGCAGCCTCGAAATTGAAACCAAGCGCAAGCTGACTTATATCGATGTGCCGTTGCTGGCGAAAATCAATGCTGGTGGCTTGTTCTTCGAGTTAGGCCCACAGGTAGGTTATCTGGCCCGCTCCAGCCAGGACACGGAAACCACTACCAAGTTCAGCGACGGCCGTAAAGATGAAGCAGTATCCGGGGAATCGGATGGCAAATCTGACTTGGCTAGCTTCGATATCGGTGCTATTGCCGGCCTAGGCTACCAGACCGAAGGCGGCCTGAGCGTTGGGCTGCGTTACAACCGTGGCTTCAACTCGCTTATCGATACCAAAAATATTGATGGTGAGCCTAAAGCATTCAACGATGCCTTCATGCTGCAAGTAGGCTACCTGCTGCCGCTGGGCAAGTAA
- a CDS encoding acyloxyacyl hydrolase: MAHTPAINHLAVSHPTGLELNLQRQTNGSEPWHAWYRYPKIGLALVYYDYHNPVLGQSYASTIYLNKRFLYSPRHELNFRLGTGLAYFTNPFSLETNHKNTIVSSRLNATLQMRLEYDVAVAEHLGLLVGLGLNHYSNGATTKPNFGINLPTVFLGLNYHQQRPFVPLAPPADDTPADLGRNFLNLSTSLGFKQRSAIDRHKYLVHSVSVLGGRRMGRKSNLLVGLEGFYDRSLLSQLRDTARTTENLPDVKKAGAIIGHELLFGRLAVVTHLGIYFYNPYKSNAFYYERIGLKYHVTDRLFGAVDLKVHRGSADVIEWKVGVKL; the protein is encoded by the coding sequence ATGGCCCATACCCCGGCCATCAACCATCTGGCCGTATCGCACCCCACGGGGCTGGAGCTGAACCTGCAGCGCCAGACCAACGGCTCGGAGCCTTGGCACGCCTGGTACCGCTACCCTAAAATCGGGCTGGCGCTGGTATATTACGACTACCACAATCCCGTGCTGGGCCAGTCTTACGCCTCCACTATCTACCTCAACAAACGGTTTTTGTACTCGCCCCGGCATGAGCTGAACTTCCGGCTGGGCACTGGCCTGGCTTACTTCACTAATCCGTTCAGCCTCGAAACCAACCACAAAAACACCATCGTCAGCTCGCGCCTGAACGCTACGCTACAGATGCGCCTGGAGTACGACGTGGCCGTGGCCGAGCACCTGGGGCTGCTGGTGGGACTGGGGCTGAATCATTACTCCAACGGCGCCACCACCAAGCCCAACTTCGGCATCAACCTGCCCACCGTGTTTCTGGGGCTCAACTACCACCAGCAGCGCCCCTTCGTGCCGCTGGCCCCGCCCGCCGACGACACCCCCGCCGACCTGGGCCGGAACTTCCTCAACCTGAGTACCAGCCTGGGCTTCAAGCAGCGCAGCGCCATCGACCGCCACAAATACCTCGTGCACTCGGTGTCGGTGCTGGGCGGACGCCGCATGGGACGCAAAAGCAACCTGCTGGTGGGCCTCGAAGGCTTCTACGACCGCAGCCTGCTGTCCCAGCTGCGCGACACCGCCCGCACCACCGAGAATCTGCCCGACGTGAAAAAAGCCGGTGCCATTATCGGCCACGAGCTGCTGTTTGGCCGCCTGGCCGTCGTCACGCACCTGGGCATCTACTTCTACAATCCCTACAAGTCCAATGCGTTCTACTACGAGCGGATCGGCCTGAAATACCACGTCACCGACCGCCTTTTCGGCGCCGTCGACCTCAAAGTACACCGCGGCTCCGCCGACGTAATCGAGTGGAAAGTGGGCGTGAAGCTGTAA